A single genomic interval of Planctomycetaceae bacterium harbors:
- a CDS encoding right-handed parallel beta-helix repeat-containing protein → MHKAILIAVGCVVLAGSVARADEKADLFVSPDGKDSNAGTKDAPLASLAGARDAVRKIRAGAPDRATPIVVEFAAGFYPLEATVHFVPADSGTEKSPTIYRAAAGANVVISGGRILTGFKNDSKGRWTLEIPEAKCPERDPTDSEAWDAYLAKTELKQPSAGKWEFSQLFVNDQRRYRPRFPETSYQRANPGPPDEFGAKFKSEGTNSVSGCGGDPKWHNMSDVEFVLMNGWNTGRYRAKKIENDTLWVTGPGCGGAWWNGIARGRRYYLENIFDLMKEGNFYLDRKIGVLTYHPRAGETPENCTVIAPKVNRLLDFKGDLATGKFVEHLQFVGLTFAHANWNLQRGTPKGGRGLPQGELDVDAAIKGWGLRHSVFKGVTVRQIGQYALRLDAGCKYNRVEDSEFIDLGGGGIWLGSTHNGGWGYHDDLPLVEKVNKETGKKEMVPGDLTDELAASHNLVRNCLVAHVGRLHAGSLGIWLGQTHHTTVEHCDIFDVYYSGMNVGWNWGPAPGAAHDNIIQYNHISQIGQGVLADMAAIYTLGWSKGTVIRNNVLKDIWSHRNNQGCGFYNDSGSRLFRFENNLVIGANDGAYHNHQGHDITLVNNIFALNNGTIKMQESGPFTFNNNIVYWRHGYGTKGGARVDAANNLWSGKGGFRGEKNSLQGADPMFVDAAKGDFHLKPESPALKLGFKPFDYENAGRLKGFKRWSDLAKQPQVMYFDTRSWK, encoded by the coding sequence ATGCACAAGGCAATCCTGATCGCGGTGGGATGCGTGGTTCTGGCCGGCTCGGTCGCTCGGGCGGACGAAAAGGCCGATTTGTTCGTCTCGCCGGATGGCAAAGATTCCAACGCCGGAACAAAAGACGCGCCGCTGGCGTCGCTGGCGGGGGCGCGGGACGCGGTGCGCAAGATCCGCGCGGGCGCGCCGGACCGCGCCACGCCGATCGTCGTCGAGTTCGCCGCGGGGTTCTACCCGCTCGAGGCCACCGTGCATTTTGTGCCCGCCGATAGCGGCACTGAAAAGTCGCCGACGATCTACCGCGCCGCGGCAGGGGCCAACGTCGTGATCTCCGGCGGGCGGATTCTCACGGGCTTCAAGAACGACTCCAAGGGACGCTGGACGCTGGAGATTCCCGAGGCCAAATGCCCCGAGCGCGACCCGACGGACTCCGAGGCCTGGGACGCGTACCTGGCCAAGACCGAGCTCAAGCAGCCCTCGGCAGGCAAGTGGGAGTTCAGCCAGTTGTTCGTCAACGACCAGCGGCGCTACCGCCCGCGGTTCCCCGAGACGAGCTACCAGCGGGCCAACCCCGGCCCGCCGGATGAGTTCGGGGCCAAGTTCAAGAGCGAAGGGACCAACTCCGTCAGCGGCTGCGGCGGCGATCCGAAATGGCACAACATGTCGGATGTCGAGTTCGTGCTGATGAACGGCTGGAACACCGGGCGCTACCGCGCCAAGAAGATCGAGAATGACACGCTATGGGTGACCGGCCCGGGCTGCGGCGGGGCGTGGTGGAACGGCATCGCCCGTGGACGGCGGTATTATCTTGAGAACATCTTCGACCTGATGAAGGAAGGCAACTTCTACCTCGACCGCAAGATCGGCGTCCTGACCTACCACCCCCGGGCCGGCGAGACGCCCGAGAATTGCACGGTCATCGCCCCCAAGGTCAACCGCCTGCTCGACTTCAAGGGCGACCTTGCGACGGGCAAGTTCGTCGAGCACCTGCAGTTCGTCGGCCTCACGTTCGCCCATGCCAACTGGAACCTGCAGCGCGGGACGCCCAAGGGCGGGCGCGGCTTGCCGCAGGGCGAGTTGGACGTCGACGCGGCGATCAAAGGCTGGGGCTTGCGGCATAGCGTGTTCAAGGGCGTGACGGTGCGGCAGATCGGGCAGTACGCCCTGCGTCTCGACGCCGGGTGCAAGTACAACCGCGTCGAGGACAGCGAGTTCATCGACCTGGGCGGCGGGGGCATCTGGCTGGGCTCGACCCATAACGGCGGCTGGGGCTATCACGACGACCTGCCGCTGGTGGAGAAGGTCAACAAGGAGACCGGCAAGAAGGAGATGGTTCCCGGCGACCTGACGGACGAGCTGGCGGCCTCGCACAATCTTGTGCGCAACTGCCTGGTCGCGCACGTGGGTCGCCTGCATGCCGGAAGCCTGGGCATCTGGCTGGGCCAGACGCACCACACGACGGTGGAGCACTGCGATATTTTCGACGTGTACTACAGCGGCATGAACGTCGGTTGGAACTGGGGCCCGGCGCCCGGGGCCGCCCATGACAACATCATCCAGTACAACCACATTTCGCAGATCGGTCAGGGCGTGCTGGCGGATATGGCCGCGATCTACACGCTGGGCTGGAGCAAGGGTACGGTGATTCGCAACAACGTGCTCAAGGACATCTGGTCGCACCGCAACAACCAGGGCTGCGGGTTCTACAACGACTCGGGCTCGCGGCTGTTTCGCTTCGAGAACAACCTGGTCATCGGCGCCAACGACGGGGCGTATCACAACCACCAGGGCCACGATATCACGCTGGTGAACAACATCTTCGCGCTCAACAACGGCACGATCAAGATGCAGGAGTCCGGACCGTTCACCTTTAACAATAACATCGTGTACTGGAGGCACGGGTACGGCACCAAGGGCGGGGCGCGGGTCGATGCCGCCAACAACCTCTGGTCCGGAAAGGGCGGGTTCCGCGGCGAAAAGAACTCGCTGCAGGGCGCCGACCCGATGTTCGTGGACGCCGCCAAGGGCGACTTCCACCTCAAGCCCGAGTCCCCCGCGTTGAAGCTGGGCTTCAAGCCCTTCGACTACGAAAATGCCGGCCGACTCAAAGGCTTCAAGCGCTGGTCCGACCTGGCCAAACAGCCGCAGGTGATGTACTTCGACACGCGAAGCTGGAAATAG
- a CDS encoding DUF1571 domain-containing protein gives MNIRGFFAPRNRRVRLWVGLFLAVLFCVQCTRVAFQPDKYVAVLPGETTLIAEPKNTSINVKKLAQTDHIALLEKCLENYKKTISSYRCTLIKQERINATLLPVQAVDVKFMQNPFSVAMAWTKNPGQGDRVLYVKGKWDNKMIVRPTNALARALAGGSVAVDPRGKDARAASLRTVDEFGFERSLQSLLEVYVKAKAAGDLKEQFGGYAEVAGRNAVVLIRLLPPKDDYPAAKTETFIDLEHLVPICVRGWGWQKTPELLCSYEYKDIRWNEPLKAADFLPEANEISGRK, from the coding sequence ATGAACATACGAGGATTTTTCGCCCCCCGCAATCGCCGCGTTCGCCTGTGGGTAGGGTTGTTCCTTGCGGTGCTGTTCTGCGTGCAATGCACGCGGGTGGCATTTCAGCCCGACAAGTATGTCGCGGTCCTTCCCGGCGAAACGACCTTGATCGCCGAGCCGAAGAACACAAGCATCAATGTCAAGAAACTGGCCCAGACCGACCACATCGCCCTGCTCGAAAAGTGCCTCGAAAACTACAAGAAGACCATTTCCAGCTACCGCTGCACCCTGATCAAGCAGGAACGCATTAATGCAACGCTCCTGCCCGTGCAGGCGGTAGACGTCAAGTTCATGCAGAACCCCTTCAGCGTCGCCATGGCCTGGACGAAGAACCCCGGTCAGGGCGACCGCGTCCTGTACGTCAAGGGGAAGTGGGACAACAAGATGATCGTCCGCCCCACCAATGCCCTGGCCCGAGCGCTGGCCGGCGGATCGGTGGCTGTCGATCCCCGAGGCAAAGACGCCCGCGCCGCCAGCCTGCGGACCGTTGATGAGTTCGGCTTCGAACGAAGCCTTCAGAGCCTGCTGGAAGTCTATGTCAAGGCCAAGGCCGCCGGCGATCTCAAGGAACAGTTCGGCGGTTATGCCGAAGTCGCCGGACGAAACGCTGTCGTCCTGATCCGCCTGCTGCCGCCCAAGGACGACTATCCCGCCGCCAAGACCGAAACCTTTATCGACCTGGAGCACCTCGTTCCCATTTGCGTACGCGGATGGGGATGGCAGAAGACCCCCGAACTGCTCTGCAGCTACGAGTACAAAGACATCCGCTGGAACGAACCGCTCAAAGCGGCTGACTTCCTGCCCGAGGCCAACGAAATCAGCGGCCGCAAATAG
- the ilvB gene encoding biosynthetic-type acetolactate synthase large subunit: MAESNAKATPSAGYIGASGAQMIERTLREEGVDLIFGFPGGVVLPLFDVLYGSPIKFVLTRHEQGATHMADGYARATGKPGVVIVTSGPGATNTVTGLANANMDSIPMVVITGQVKSTLIGNDAFQEADMTGITRPITKHNFLVKRAEDLGRVLHEAFHIARTGRPGPVLVDVPVDALVNKLAEEPDLAMRLPGYKPRYSGHTGQIKTAADAINAAQRPVLYVGGGVVISGATQELRAVMHKGKLPATTTLMALGSVDESDPLALQMLGMHGSASANYAVQECDCLIAVGSRFDDRVTGKLETFAPHAKIIHVDIDPTSISKNVVVDIPVVGDCKDILARMLEHIQTPDRSAWLDKIANWKKKHPFKYDRSGDGKIKPQAVIEAVGDLTDHDAIIATGVGQHQMWAAQFYGWRKPRQIITSGGLGTMGFGCPAAIGAQFGRPDAAVIDIDGDGSFSMTMVEVITAVAHDLPVKFVVLDNGYLGMVRQWQEMFYGRRYSSVNHPCPDFVKVAEAFGARGLRVSHPGELRDGVSEMLKSPGPTILVADVEEEENVYPMVASGKSLHEMDLGKLA, from the coding sequence ATGGCAGAATCAAACGCAAAAGCAACGCCCTCCGCGGGCTACATCGGCGCCTCGGGCGCCCAGATGATCGAGCGCACGCTGCGCGAGGAAGGGGTCGACCTGATCTTCGGATTCCCCGGCGGGGTCGTCCTTCCGCTGTTCGACGTGCTGTACGGCTCGCCCATCAAGTTCGTCCTGACGCGCCACGAACAGGGCGCCACGCACATGGCCGACGGTTACGCCCGCGCCACCGGAAAGCCCGGCGTCGTCATCGTCACCTCCGGTCCCGGCGCGACCAACACCGTCACCGGACTGGCCAACGCGAACATGGACTCCATCCCCATGGTCGTCATCACCGGGCAGGTCAAGAGCACCCTGATCGGAAACGACGCGTTCCAGGAAGCCGACATGACCGGCATCACGCGCCCCATCACCAAGCACAACTTCCTGGTCAAACGCGCCGAAGACCTCGGCCGCGTGCTCCACGAGGCCTTCCACATCGCCCGCACCGGCAGGCCCGGACCGGTGCTGGTCGACGTCCCCGTTGACGCCCTGGTCAACAAACTTGCCGAAGAACCGGACCTGGCCATGCGCCTGCCCGGATACAAACCCCGCTACAGCGGGCACACCGGGCAGATCAAGACCGCCGCCGACGCCATCAACGCAGCCCAGCGCCCCGTCCTGTACGTCGGCGGCGGCGTCGTCATCAGCGGCGCCACGCAGGAACTGCGCGCGGTGATGCACAAGGGCAAGCTGCCGGCCACCACCACGCTGATGGCTCTGGGCAGCGTCGACGAGAGCGACCCTCTGGCCCTGCAGATGCTGGGGATGCACGGGTCGGCCTCGGCCAATTACGCCGTCCAGGAGTGCGACTGCCTGATCGCCGTCGGCTCGCGGTTCGACGACCGTGTCACGGGCAAGCTCGAGACCTTCGCCCCGCACGCCAAGATCATCCACGTCGACATCGACCCGACGTCGATCTCCAAGAACGTCGTCGTCGACATTCCCGTCGTCGGCGACTGCAAGGACATCCTCGCGCGGATGCTCGAACACATCCAGACTCCCGACCGATCGGCCTGGCTGGACAAGATCGCCAACTGGAAGAAGAAGCACCCCTTCAAGTACGACCGCAGCGGCGACGGCAAGATCAAGCCCCAAGCCGTTATCGAGGCCGTCGGCGACCTGACCGACCACGATGCCATCATCGCCACCGGCGTCGGGCAGCACCAGATGTGGGCCGCCCAGTTTTACGGCTGGCGCAAGCCCCGCCAGATCATCACCTCCGGCGGGCTGGGGACGATGGGCTTCGGATGCCCGGCCGCTATCGGCGCGCAGTTCGGGCGTCCGGACGCCGCGGTCATCGACATCGACGGCGACGGCAGCTTCTCGATGACGATGGTCGAGGTCATCACGGCGGTGGCTCACGACCTGCCGGTCAAGTTCGTCGTGCTCGACAACGGATACCTGGGCATGGTTCGCCAGTGGCAGGAGATGTTCTACGGGCGGCGGTACTCGTCCGTGAACCACCCCTGTCCGGATTTCGTCAAGGTCGCCGAAGCCTTCGGCGCCCGCGGGCTGCGGGTCTCGCACCCGGGCGAACTTCGCGACGGCGTCAGCGAAATGCTCAAGAGCCCCGGGCCGACGATCCTGGTCGCCGACGTCGAAGAGGAAGAAAACGTCTACCCCATGGTGGCCTCGGGCAAGAGCCTGCACGAGATGGACCTGGGCAAACTGGCGTAG
- a CDS encoding NAD-dependent epimerase/dehydratase family protein, with amino-acid sequence MNLITGATGLLGSHIAEQLVKGGHKVRVLVRRGSDTAFLDSLGVEKAVGDVTDPASIATAMQGIDVVYHSAAKVGDWGPWSDFVNITIEGTRNMLDAAKAAKVKRFLHVSSISAYGHLNGEGLVVDESYPLGANLYKWAYYSRSKATAEAMAWEYFKRGDVPLTVVKPSWLYGPRDRASMPRLIRAIRNRKIKLFGGGDNLFNLTYAGNEAHGCILAATADKALGQMYNLSSDGAITQGQFINRIAQCLGVAPVTRSVPYGVAKGAAFLMECVGHLTASEKPPLLTRYGLWLMGRRCFFSPEKARRELGWQPTVSYDEGIPLSVAWCLENVMGEKK; translated from the coding sequence ATGAACCTGATCACCGGAGCCACCGGGCTGCTGGGCAGCCACATAGCCGAACAACTGGTCAAGGGCGGCCACAAGGTGCGGGTCCTTGTTCGCCGCGGCAGCGACACGGCGTTCCTGGACAGCCTGGGCGTCGAGAAGGCCGTCGGCGACGTGACCGATCCGGCCAGCATCGCTACGGCCATGCAGGGCATCGACGTGGTCTACCATTCCGCCGCCAAGGTCGGCGACTGGGGCCCCTGGAGCGACTTCGTCAACATCACCATCGAGGGGACGCGCAACATGCTCGATGCCGCCAAGGCCGCCAAGGTCAAGCGGTTCCTGCACGTCTCGAGCATCTCGGCGTACGGGCACCTCAACGGCGAGGGGCTGGTCGTCGACGAGAGCTACCCGCTGGGCGCCAACCTGTACAAGTGGGCGTACTACAGCCGCTCCAAGGCCACCGCCGAGGCGATGGCGTGGGAATACTTCAAGCGAGGCGACGTTCCGCTGACGGTGGTCAAGCCCAGTTGGCTGTACGGCCCGCGCGACCGCGCGTCGATGCCGCGGTTGATCCGCGCCATCCGCAACCGCAAGATCAAGCTCTTCGGCGGCGGCGACAATCTGTTCAACCTCACTTACGCCGGCAACGAGGCCCATGGGTGCATCCTGGCGGCCACCGCCGACAAAGCCCTGGGGCAGATGTACAACCTCTCCAGCGACGGGGCGATCACGCAAGGTCAGTTCATCAACCGCATCGCCCAATGCCTGGGTGTGGCGCCGGTGACGCGGTCGGTGCCGTACGGCGTGGCCAAGGGCGCCGCGTTCCTGATGGAATGCGTCGGTCACCTGACCGCCAGTGAGAAACCGCCCCTGCTGACCCGCTACGGGCTGTGGTTGATGGGCCGGCGATGCTTCTTCTCCCCCGAAAAGGCCCGCCGCGAATTGGGATGGCAGCCGACCGTCAGCTACGACGAAGGAATTCCGCTGTCAGTAGCCTGGTGCCTGGAGAACGTGATGGGGGAGAAGAAATAG
- a CDS encoding response regulator produces MAKNLSTFAIAQMLHVDPGSVANWIDQGLLKAYRTPGGHRRVVVDDLIHFCRQHGMPVPAEAQARPCRVLIVDDEPAITQLLAGTIKEAFQEFEVIEANDGFRAGQLVATLAPEVVLLDLKMPGVDGYDVCRIIKSNDQTRHARVIAMTAYPSEENVQQITDCGAEVCLEKPLDMDLLLKEISKCL; encoded by the coding sequence ATGGCTAAAAATTTGTCGACGTTCGCGATAGCGCAGATGCTTCATGTGGACCCCGGGTCGGTGGCCAATTGGATCGATCAGGGTCTGCTCAAAGCATACCGTACGCCCGGCGGGCATCGGCGGGTGGTCGTGGACGATTTGATTCATTTCTGCCGCCAGCATGGGATGCCCGTTCCGGCGGAAGCTCAGGCGCGGCCCTGCCGCGTCCTGATCGTCGACGACGAACCGGCAATCACGCAACTGCTGGCCGGGACCATTAAGGAAGCCTTCCAGGAGTTCGAGGTCATTGAGGCCAACGACGGGTTCCGTGCGGGGCAGTTGGTCGCTACGCTGGCGCCTGAGGTGGTGCTGCTGGACCTGAAGATGCCCGGCGTCGACGGCTATGACGTGTGCCGGATCATCAAGTCCAACGACCAGACGCGACACGCGCGCGTGATCGCGATGACGGCCTATCCCAGCGAGGAAAACGTCCAGCAGATCACCGACTGTGGCGCGGAGGTTTGCCTCGAAAAGCCCCTGGACATGGACTTGCTCCTGAAAGAAATCAGCAAGTGCCTGTGA
- a CDS encoding DUF4190 domain-containing protein produces the protein MITFNCTCGQSIEVADDMGGKQGRCPKCGQVVTVPAAAPPAVSPPPMSGPWGAPPVAAAPIPALSIVALILSLVALPLLVLWGAGVLFSLAGLVVGIVAWVRSAHAKRGKGMAIAATVVSGSTILLVGVLIAILIPVIGSALGEAQKSSCQMNLKVIGGAMRQYERSKDAVPAKPWDLVDAGYLPPSAFRCGGDKKWQEGLSSYFFQWSSQTSDEANPRAMIACDLKDNHGNGRAYLTRSGNVGWMTEDTFQTALSQPENAAFAAALRTFEAAGAKHVVLHR, from the coding sequence ATGATCACCTTCAACTGCACGTGCGGGCAGAGCATCGAAGTCGCTGACGACATGGGCGGCAAGCAAGGCCGCTGTCCCAAGTGCGGACAGGTCGTCACGGTGCCCGCAGCAGCGCCGCCGGCCGTCAGCCCCCCGCCGATGTCCGGTCCGTGGGGCGCCCCGCCGGTCGCCGCCGCTCCGATCCCGGCGCTGTCGATCGTGGCGCTGATCTTGTCGCTGGTAGCCCTGCCGCTGCTGGTGCTCTGGGGCGCGGGAGTGCTGTTCTCGCTGGCAGGGCTGGTGGTGGGGATCGTGGCCTGGGTGCGCAGCGCCCACGCGAAACGCGGCAAGGGCATGGCCATCGCCGCAACGGTCGTCTCCGGCAGTACGATTCTGCTGGTGGGTGTGCTGATAGCCATCCTGATTCCCGTGATCGGCAGCGCCTTGGGCGAAGCCCAAAAGTCTTCGTGTCAGATGAACCTCAAGGTAATTGGCGGGGCAATGCGCCAATACGAGCGGTCGAAGGATGCCGTGCCCGCCAAACCCTGGGACCTGGTCGATGCGGGATATCTGCCCCCCAGCGCCTTCAGGTGCGGCGGCGACAAGAAATGGCAGGAGGGTCTGAGCAGCTACTTCTTTCAGTGGAGCAGCCAGACCTCGGACGAGGCAAATCCTCGCGCAATGATCGCCTGCGATCTCAAGGACAATCACGGCAACGGCCGCGCCTATCTGACCCGCAGCGGCAATGTCGGGTGGATGACCGAAGACACGTTCCAGACCGCGCTGTCACAGCCGGAAAACGCCGCCTTCGCCGCCGCCCTGCGCACCTTCGAAGCCGCCGGCGCCAAGCACGTCGTGCTGCACCGTTAG
- the ilvN gene encoding acetolactate synthase small subunit: MKHVISALVENQSGVLAHVAGMFAARGFNIDSLVVGRTEDSNLSRMTIVVVGDSRVLEQVRKQLGKIVPVVKVRDFTDVAYVERDLLLVRVHTPPEKRPEVLDLVTLFRGRVVDVARDSVMIEMAGPEEKLEAFIDLVRPYGIRELARTGVIAMQRGQQKRPAETPDNGE; the protein is encoded by the coding sequence ATGAAACACGTTATCAGCGCTTTGGTCGAGAACCAGTCGGGCGTCCTGGCGCACGTCGCCGGGATGTTCGCCGCCCGCGGGTTCAATATCGATTCCCTCGTCGTCGGGCGAACAGAAGACAGCAACCTGTCGCGCATGACGATCGTGGTCGTCGGCGACAGCCGCGTCCTCGAACAGGTGCGCAAACAACTGGGCAAGATCGTTCCGGTCGTCAAGGTGCGCGACTTCACCGACGTCGCGTACGTCGAGCGGGACCTGCTGCTGGTCCGCGTCCATACCCCGCCGGAAAAACGCCCCGAGGTGCTCGACCTGGTCACCCTCTTCCGCGGGCGCGTCGTCGACGTCGCCCGCGACAGCGTCATGATCGAGATGGCCGGTCCCGAGGAGAAGCTCGAGGCCTTCATCGACCTGGTGCGCCCCTACGGCATCCGCGAGTTGGCGCGCACCGGCGTGATCGCCATGCAGCGCGGCCAGCAGAAACGCCCCGCCGAAACGCCCGACAACGGCGAGTAG
- the pncA gene encoding bifunctional nicotinamidase/pyrazinamidase, which yields MSALIIEELQNDYLSGGAMPVPNAERIIPVINRLMDHFDLVIATKAWHPSGHVSFASSHPGKSPGEVIEAAGVGQILLPEHCVQHTSGAELADALDIARVDYVLYKGMDARTEAHSSFFDVHLRNPTGLADYLVDNLVREVYICGLATEYAVRHTAVDACRMDFATYLIQDACRGIELHSGDIQQALEDIVAAGAVPIDSSLVLQPLRT from the coding sequence ATGAGTGCCCTTATCATCGAAGAGTTGCAGAACGACTATCTCAGCGGCGGGGCGATGCCCGTGCCCAACGCCGAGAGGATCATCCCGGTTATCAACCGCCTGATGGACCACTTCGACCTGGTCATCGCCACCAAGGCCTGGCACCCGAGCGGGCATGTCAGCTTCGCGTCGAGCCACCCCGGCAAGAGCCCCGGCGAGGTGATCGAAGCCGCCGGCGTGGGGCAGATCCTCCTTCCGGAACATTGTGTGCAGCACACCAGCGGGGCCGAACTGGCCGACGCCCTGGACATCGCCCGCGTCGACTACGTGCTCTACAAAGGCATGGACGCGCGCACGGAGGCCCACAGCAGCTTCTTCGACGTTCACCTTCGCAACCCCACGGGCCTGGCCGACTACCTTGTCGACAATCTCGTGCGCGAGGTTTACATCTGCGGCCTGGCGACGGAGTACGCCGTGCGGCACACGGCCGTCGACGCCTGCCGGATGGACTTCGCGACGTACCTGATCCAGGACGCCTGCCGCGGCATCGAACTGCACAGCGGCGACATCCAGCAGGCGCTGGAAGACATCGTCGCCGCCGGCGCCGTGCCCATCGACTCGAGCCTGGTGCTGCAACCGCTCAGGACGTGA
- a CDS encoding DUF4190 domain-containing protein has protein sequence MSQNQQPENAFANASPPPSPYAAAVAGKPAGGMAVTALVLAIIGILTVIFGVGLLLTIIALVLGIIALATSGRKGRSIGVALAATILSGMTLLAAPVVVAILVPVIGSSLGEARKAACLSNMKMFGSALREYERQNAVRPQRPMDLVKAGLMPESGFKCGGDTTWTLGRSSYFYLAPDARKFDQYRGHALAACDLQDHHSGGRCVLTVHGNVTFVPENAFRTMLQQPDNAAFAAALAAVEASGAKNIPLK, from the coding sequence ATGAGTCAGAACCAGCAACCTGAAAACGCATTCGCCAATGCCAGTCCGCCACCATCGCCTTACGCCGCGGCGGTAGCGGGCAAGCCCGCCGGTGGCATGGCTGTCACGGCGCTGGTGCTGGCCATCATCGGCATCCTCACGGTCATCTTTGGCGTGGGGTTGTTGTTGACGATAATAGCGCTGGTCCTGGGCATCATCGCCCTGGCCACCAGCGGGCGCAAGGGACGCAGCATCGGTGTTGCCCTGGCGGCCACCATTCTCTCGGGCATGACACTGCTGGCCGCGCCGGTAGTCGTGGCGATCCTGGTTCCCGTCATCGGCAGCAGTTTGGGCGAGGCCAGAAAGGCCGCCTGCTTGAGCAACATGAAGATGTTCGGCAGCGCCCTGCGCGAGTATGAGCGTCAGAACGCCGTCCGGCCTCAGCGCCCGATGGACTTGGTGAAAGCGGGCCTGATGCCCGAAAGCGGTTTCAAGTGCGGCGGCGACACCACCTGGACCCTGGGGCGCAGCAGCTATTTCTATCTTGCCCCGGACGCTCGAAAGTTCGATCAGTATCGTGGCCACGCCCTGGCCGCATGCGACCTCCAAGACCACCACAGCGGCGGGCGCTGCGTTCTCACCGTCCACGGCAACGTAACGTTCGTTCCGGAAAACGCATTTCGCACTATGCTGCAACAGCCGGACAACGCGGCATTCGCTGCCGCCCTGGCCGCCGTCGAGGCCTCGGGCGCTAAAAATATTCCGCTGAAATAG
- a CDS encoding family 20 glycosylhydrolase — protein sequence MIPYPLKSVTQSASLALSRSSRIVPCTPALAPLAKVLSGEIAQLTGLQLAAEHAAPRDGDIALALDATMAPEAYELTVGASAGVRAGSYAAAAMGTVTLLQALRGTSLPHMQVQDAPLAPYRGLLIDTARRWHTLETLKKLVVLCRWYKINHMQLHLTDDQSFTFPSRAYPSLATPDRHYTLDQIAELVTFAGDRGVAILPELEMPGHAAAAVGALPQRVACDPPTGNVLCPSHEQTYETMDTLIGEMCEAFPASPYFHIGADEVNKTPWETCTRCKAFMAQRGMESTEELYRHFIVRMNEIVKRHGRRMIAWEGFAKTGKIAIPTDITVMIFESYYNLPPDVLAGGYPVINASWQPLYVVNDRNWTPEHIYGWNMYRWEHWYKISPAFEKPIQVPPTDQIVGAQMCAWEQPDELELPSLRHRVPAMAERLWNPQAARTFADFESRLKDIDAKLDKLLA from the coding sequence ATGATCCCATACCCACTCAAGAGCGTGACACAATCCGCAAGCCTTGCACTAAGCCGCAGCAGCCGCATCGTGCCCTGCACGCCCGCCCTGGCGCCGCTGGCGAAGGTTCTCTCCGGCGAGATCGCCCAGCTCACCGGCCTGCAGTTGGCGGCGGAACATGCAGCCCCGCGCGACGGCGACATCGCCCTGGCTCTCGATGCGACGATGGCGCCCGAGGCCTATGAATTGACCGTGGGCGCCTCGGCCGGCGTCCGGGCCGGGTCATACGCCGCCGCGGCGATGGGAACCGTCACGCTGCTGCAGGCGCTGCGCGGAACGTCGCTGCCGCACATGCAGGTGCAGGACGCGCCGCTGGCGCCGTACCGCGGGCTGCTGATCGACACCGCCCGGCGATGGCACACGCTCGAGACGCTCAAGAAGCTCGTCGTGCTCTGCCGCTGGTACAAGATCAACCACATGCAACTGCACCTGACCGACGACCAGTCGTTCACCTTCCCCAGCCGCGCCTATCCCAGCCTGGCCACGCCGGATCGCCACTACACGCTCGATCAGATCGCCGAACTCGTGACGTTCGCCGGCGACCGCGGCGTGGCCATCCTGCCCGAGCTCGAGATGCCCGGTCACGCGGCCGCCGCGGTAGGAGCCCTGCCCCAGCGCGTTGCCTGCGACCCGCCGACGGGCAACGTCCTGTGCCCCTCGCACGAGCAGACGTACGAGACGATGGACACGCTCATCGGCGAGATGTGCGAGGCTTTCCCGGCCAGCCCGTACTTCCACATCGGCGCCGACGAGGTCAACAAGACCCCGTGGGAAACCTGCACCCGCTGCAAGGCGTTCATGGCCCAGCGCGGCATGGAGAGCACCGAGGAGCTGTACCGCCACTTCATCGTGCGGATGAACGAAATCGTCAAGCGACATGGCAGGCGGATGATCGCCTGGGAAGGCTTCGCCAAGACGGGCAAGATCGCCATCCCCACCGATATCACCGTGATGATCTTCGAGAGCTACTACAATCTTCCGCCGGACGTGCTTGCCGGCGGGTACCCCGTCATCAACGCGAGTTGGCAGCCGCTGTACGTCGTCAACGACCGCAACTGGACCCCCGAGCACATCTACGGCTGGAACATGTACCGCTGGGAGCACTGGTACAAGATCTCGCCGGCGTTTGAAAAGCCCATCCAGGTGCCGCCGACGGACCAGATCGTCGGCGCCCAGATGTGCGCCTGGGAACAGCCCGACGAGCTCGAGCTGCCCAGCCTGCGCCATCGCGTGCCCGCGATGGCCGAGCGCCTCTGGAACCCCCAGGCCGCACGCACCTTCGCCGACTTCGAGTCGCGCCTCAAAGACATCGACGCCAAGCTCGACAAGCTGCTGGCCTAG